A window from Erythrolamprus reginae isolate rEryReg1 chromosome 9, rEryReg1.hap1, whole genome shotgun sequence encodes these proteins:
- the KATNIP gene encoding katanin-interacting protein isoform X5, producing the protein MVTDFDEKHDEHLVLLQQRNRILKALERKDPLQLRLKQLEQGFTLYVNGANSEASRGRKVSTPALPGSGGGARTPRANPLNTKDLLKQGEQRERSTQSAPSKIQRREWLQKAVQIKTETGPRLCIAPPCGYSEDFESEESLDLQTTDYEENDTFRELQQSLEFARSQNKVKGECSEDSDSIEEEVPTDVSEKKEPAECLRGATMELLLANAPALSPLPGTDSAPAAEPLVLEFKTNCPGLKKKKEQSLSAKRKGTAETYLPINPMSPAAVGPRYLDEQEGTASRPISRSERPLSAVRKNVCEKKDPAHAASVVLQAMQAENETLQRELLCRQLEVSAESVLASGSATVDLPPRQQEDPVVSTAALEQTGVLENRWQQKRLSKALQKSEASSVYRGPAALGFGQLQLPVLDHVGLEKEFRDAIYVTIEILSNWGDVSRVGLTEVEFFDLDFERMFVSPHDVDIRHADPPGELSCLVNRRTNVPPRELLRWSCLFQPPVQLYFIVRNPSLSRDFGLSRIRIWNYSSTTDGDLNIGARNIIAYVDGCLVFAGELQKGRLAHDPDGSGCTSINLPTDLPPPAKGRRDASWASADPGQELDKLLLLPRKPSLKGTEDADLPPSPNLSSLPSLVSPEGDGSLSEKAAGLHSWPASLTSPEAKREMQAGCGEEERPPLGLQAQLPPGGIERGCLGASDGGPSPAEEEQPSSQAPGAGERAPEETQGSIPGLDFLKPLLYKPSSPPERLLSGQGLGEKGESSHPSCAEEAALDKEEPPPAKGSTRPSRGKWGTSQEHTLQESWNSLLKFNHSHRGRISNMDFQGDIFDEFLHQQRISRQDEQKLSPKDQARGLQGPQADSSSDLGEEEEEEGEFKIPVLPHGQRLHIDIRSTWGDRHYVGLNGLELFSSKGEPIQVARVAASPPDINILPAYGKDPRVATNLLDGVNRTQDDMHLWLAPFTPGKSHCVSLDFAKPCEVAMIRIWNYNKSRIHSFRGVRDLSIFLDGRCIFQGEIAKASGTLAGGPEQFGDTILFTTDEDILEAIYCYDESCEEESESRGSLGYEEELKRPRTADGEGEERPFTQAGSRMEDKPSQAQIARSDSLCEVVTSREPGVYSGKCLLLNFTASWGDSHYLGLTGLEVVGKEDGHAVPFSADQLSASPQDLNDLVEYVDDSRTLDKLIDGKNITTEDNHMWLIPFCPGEDHLVTIHFAQVEDIAGLRIWNYNKSPEDTYRGAKVVHVWLDGCCISPPGGFLIRKGPGSCHFDFAQEILFVNYLAGPTVAPSREGHRSFP; encoded by the exons ATGGTGACCGACTTCGACGAGAAGCACGACGAGCACTTGGTGCTGCTGCAGCAGAGAAACAG GATCCTGAAGGCCCTGGAGAGGAAGGACCCGCTGCAGCTCCGGCTGAAGCAGCTGGAGCAGGGCTTCACTTTGTACGTGAATGGCGCCAACTCGGAGGCCAGCCGCGGCCGCAAAGTCAGCACTCCGGCCCTTCCCGGGAGCGGCGGCGGCGCGCGAACCCCCAGAGCGAACC CTCTAAATACCAAAGACCTGTTAAAACAAGGAGAGCAGCGAGAGAGGAGCACCCAAAGTGCACCTAGTAAAATCCAACGTCGGGAATGGCTCCAG AAAGCTGTGCAAATCAAGACAGAAACTGGACCTAGGCTCTGCATTGCTCCCCCTTGTGGATATTCTGAGGATTTTGAATCTGAGGAAAGTTTAGATCTGCAGACAACCGACTATGAAGAGAACGATACTTTCCGG GAACTCCAGCAAAGCTTGGAGTTTGCCAGGAGCCAAAACAAAGTGAAAGGGGAATGTTCCGAGGATTCCGACTCCATCGAGGAGGAGGTTCCCACCGACGTTTCTGAGAAGAAAGAACCGGCTGAATGTCTGCGGGGGGCCACCATGGAGCTGCTCCTTGCCAACGCACCAGCTCTCTCCCCTCTACCAGGCACAGACTCTGCTCCAGCTGCTGAGCCTCTTGTGCTGGAGTTCAAGACAAACTGCCCAG GCCTTAAGAAGAAGAAGGAGCAGAGTCTGTCTGCAAAAAGGAAGGGCACCGCTGAAACCTACCTGCCCATCAACCCCATGAGTCCGGCAGCTGTGGGTCCCCGGTACCTGGACGAACAGGAAGGAACTGCCTCTA GACCAATAAGCCGGTCAGAAAGGCCGCTCTCAGCCGTTCGGAAAAACGTCTGTGAGAAGAAAGACCCAGCCCACGCGGCTTCTGTCGTCCTCCAAGCGATGCAGGCAGAAAACGAGACGCTGCAGAGGGAGCTGCTCTGCAGGCAGCTGGAGGTCTCTGCAGAG TCAGTGCTGGCTTCTGGTTCTGCAACAGTGGACCTTCCTCCAAGACAGCAGGAGGATCCCGTTGTCTCCACCGCAGCTCTGGAACAGACTGGAGTTCTGGAAAACAGGTG GCAACAGAAGAGACTTTCCAAAGCTCTGCAAAAGTCTGAGGCTTCTTCCGTCTACCGGGGCCCTGCAGCTTTGGGCTTTGGACAGCTGCAGCTCCCTGTTCTG GACCACGTGGGGTTGGAAAAGGAGTTCCGGGATGCCATCTACGTCACGATAGAGATCCTCTCCAACTGGGGAGATGTGTCTCGTGTGGGTCTGACAGAAGTGGAGTTCTTTGATTTGGATTTTGAGAGAATGTTTGTGTCGCCTCACGATGTGGACATCCGACATGCGGACCCACCTGGAGAGCTGAGCTGCTTAGTCAACCGGAGGACAAAC GTCCCCCCCAGAGAACTTCTCCGCTGGTCGTGCCTCTTCCAGCCCCCAGTGCAGCTGTACTTCATTGTCCGAAACCCCAGCCTCTCCAGAGACTTTGGCCTGTCCAGAATCAGGATCTGGAACTACAGCTCGACCACTGATGGT GATCTGAATATCGGAGCGAGAAACATTATTGCATATGTGGACGGGTGCCTGGTCTTTGCTGGGGAGCTGCAGAAGGGCCGCTTGGCTCATGATCCCGACGGCAGCGGCTGCACCTCCATCAATCTCCCCACGGACCTGCCCCCTCCTGCAAAGGGGAGGAGAGATGCAAGCTGGGCCTCTGCAGACCCGGGCCAGGAGCTggacaagctgctgctgctccctcGGAAGCCTTCCCTAAAAGGGACCGAGGATGCTGACCTCCCACCCAGCCCAAACCTCAGCAGCCTCCCCTCGCTGGTCTCCCCCGAGGGCGACGGTTCCCTGAGTGAGAAAGCAGCGGGGCTACACTCCTGGCCGGCCAGTCTGACCTCCCCTGAGGCAAAGCGGGAGATGCAGGCTGGCTGTGGAGAGGAAGAGCGGCCTCCGTTGGGGTTGCAAGCCCAGCTGCCTCCGGGGGGCATCGAGAGAGGCTGCCTAGGGGCATCGGACGGGGGCCCCTCTCCAGCCGAGGAAGAGCAGCCCAGCAGCCAGGCCCCAGGAGCAGGCGAGAGAGCCCCCGAGGAGACCCAGGGGTCCATCCCTGGCCTGGATTTCCTGAAGCCACTGCTTTATAAACCTAGCAGTCCACCAGAGCGGCTTCTCTCCGGCCAAGGTCTTGGAGAGAAGGGAGAATCCAGCCACCCCTCCTGtgcagaggaagctgccctggaCAAAG AGGAGCCGCCCCCGGCCAAGGGCAGCACCAGGCCCTCGAGAGGCAAGTGGGGCACTTCGCAGGAGCACACGCTGCAGGAGTCCTGGAATTCTCTGCTGAAATTCAACCATTCCCACCGTGGCCGGATCTCCAACATGGACTTCCAAGGGGACATTTTTGATGAGTTCCTCCACCAGCAGAGAATTAGCCGCCAAGATGAGCAGAAGCTCAGCCCAAAGGACCAGGCACGGGGGCTGCAGGGGCCCCAGGCCGACAGCTCCTCCGAcctgggagaggaggaggaggaggagggcgagtTTAAGATCCCCGTCCTGCCTCACGGCCAGCGCTTGCACATTGACATCCGGTCCACCTGGGGGGACAGGCACTACGTTGGCCTGAATGGGCTCGAGCTGTTCAGCTCCAAGGGAGAGCCCATCCAGGTGGCGAGGGTCGCAGCCAGCCCACCGGACATCAACATCTTGCCAGCCTATGGCAAAGACCCCCGGGTGGCCACGAATCTGCTGGATGGAGTGAACCGGACCCAGGACGACAtgcacctctggctggcccccttCACCCCGGGAAAGTCCCACTGTGTTTCCCTGGACTTTGCCAAGCCCTGCGAGGTGGCCATGATCCGCATCTGGAATTACAACAAGTCTCGCATCCATTCCTTCCGGGGGGTGAGGGACCTCTCCATCTTCCTGGACGGACGCTGCATTTTCCAAGGGGAAATTGCCAAGGCTTCAGGGACACTGGCTGGAG GTCCAGAGCAGTTTGGAGACACCATCCTGTTCACCACTGATGAGGACATTCTGGAGGCCATTTACTGCTACGACGAGTCCTGCGAGGAAGAAAGCGAAAGCAGGGGCAGCCTGGGCTACGAGGAGGAGCTGAAGAGGCCGAGGACAGCTgatggggaaggggaggagaggccCTTCACTCAGGCAGGGTCCAGGATGGAAGACAAGCCG aGTCAGGCGCAAATTGCAAGGTCTGATTCCCTCTGCGAGGTCGTGACAAGCAGAGAGCCCGGAGTCTACTCTGGAAAAT GCCTGCTGCTGAACTTCACCGCTTCTTGGGGAGACTCCCATTACCTTGGACTGACAGGGCTTGAGGTGGTCGGGAAGGAGGATGGCCACGCAGTCCCCTTCTCTGCAGATCAGCTCTCGGCTTCTCCTCAGGATCTCAACGATCTTGTGGAGTACGTGGACGACTCAAGGACCTTGGATAA ATTGATTGATGGAAAGAACATCACCACGGAAGACAACCACATGTGGCTCATTCCCTTTTGCCCTGGAGAAGATCACCTGGTCACCATCCATTTCGCCCAAGTGGAAGATATTGCCGGGCTCCGCATCTGGAATTACAACAAATCTCCTGAGGACACCTATCGAGGG GCCAAGGTGGTCCACGTGTGGCTGGACGGCTGCTGCATCTCCCCTCCGGGGGGCTTCCTTATCCGCAAAGGACCAGGGAGCTGTCACTTTGACTTTGCTCAAGAGATCCTCTTCGTCAACTACCTTGCGGGCCCCACCGTTGCTCCGTCACGCGAGGG ACATCGCAGCTTTCCCTGA